The following are encoded in a window of Allosphingosinicella indica genomic DNA:
- the crtY gene encoding lycopene beta-cyclase CrtY — translation MPRGKREGLLIAGGGLAGSLAALAMAKHRPDVPILLVEEGPAFGGSHVWSFFRSDIEEANWGLIEPLIVHCWPGYYVAFPGHSRKLKSEYCSARSEQLHAEVLEVLRPDQYRLNTKIVAVRENELVLAGGEKIRADGAIDARGAAHLTHLDLGWQKFVGREYRFAKPHGVDRPVIMDATVDQTDGYRFVYCLPFAEDRMLVEDTYYSESPSLDMEGIGARIDAYCALRGWQIAEQEREESGVLPVAMGGDFSGFWRAGGARVAKLGLRAGLFHPTTGYTFPDAVRAAMFLTRQKDFSGGALHDAFEGYASQTWKRREFYRTLDKMLFRAAEPHERYKVLERFYRLDPKLIARFYAAQSTTFDKMRILAGKPPVPIGRAVSALKKG, via the coding sequence ATGCCGAGGGGGAAGCGCGAAGGGCTGCTGATCGCGGGCGGCGGGCTGGCGGGAAGCCTGGCCGCGCTGGCGATGGCCAAACATCGTCCGGACGTGCCGATCCTCCTCGTCGAGGAAGGGCCGGCGTTCGGCGGCAGCCATGTCTGGTCGTTCTTCCGGAGCGACATCGAGGAAGCGAATTGGGGGCTGATCGAGCCGCTGATCGTCCACTGCTGGCCGGGCTATTACGTCGCCTTCCCGGGCCATAGCCGCAAGCTCAAGTCCGAATATTGCAGCGCGCGATCCGAGCAGCTCCACGCCGAGGTGCTGGAGGTGCTCCGCCCCGACCAATACCGGCTCAACACCAAGATCGTCGCGGTGCGCGAGAACGAGCTGGTGCTGGCGGGTGGCGAGAAGATCCGCGCCGACGGGGCGATCGACGCGCGCGGCGCAGCGCACCTCACCCACCTCGATCTCGGCTGGCAGAAGTTCGTCGGGCGCGAATATCGTTTCGCGAAGCCGCACGGGGTCGACCGGCCGGTGATCATGGACGCGACCGTCGACCAGACCGACGGCTACCGCTTCGTCTACTGCCTGCCCTTCGCCGAGGACCGGATGCTGGTGGAGGACACCTATTATTCCGAATCGCCCTCGCTCGACATGGAGGGAATCGGCGCCCGGATCGACGCCTATTGCGCACTCCGCGGCTGGCAGATCGCCGAGCAGGAGCGCGAGGAGAGCGGCGTGCTGCCGGTAGCGATGGGCGGCGATTTCTCCGGCTTCTGGCGCGCGGGCGGCGCGCGGGTGGCGAAGCTGGGGCTGCGCGCCGGGCTCTTTCACCCGACCACCGGCTACACCTTCCCCGATGCGGTGCGCGCGGCGATGTTCCTGACGCGGCAGAAGGATTTTTCCGGCGGTGCGCTCCACGACGCGTTCGAAGGCTATGCGAGCCAGACGTGGAAACGGCGCGAATTCTATCGTACGCTCGACAAGATGCTGTTCCGCGCCGCGGAGCCGCACGAGCGATATAAGGTGCTTGAGCGTTTTTACCGTCTTGATCCCAAGCTCATCGCCCGCTTCTATGCCGCGCAGTCGACGACGTTCGACAAGATGCGGATCCTCGCCGGCAAACCGCCCGTGCCCATCGGGCGGGCGGTGTCCGCGCTGAAGAAGGGATGA